Proteins co-encoded in one Syngnathoides biaculeatus isolate LvHL_M chromosome 22, ASM1980259v1, whole genome shotgun sequence genomic window:
- the baiap2l1a gene encoding brain-specific angiogenesis inhibitor 1-associated protein 2-like protein 1a isoform X2, protein MSGGPQEVNKLTELTYKNVMDQFNPSLRNLVNLGKSYEKSVTGMTLAGKAYFDAITKIGENATLSPVSRELGMVLMEIADVHRKVHFELEQNFKRFHREVLIELEKKTEMDVKYMNATFKRYQSEHKQKQDSLDRSQTDLKKLRRKSQGKNVSKYEVKENEYMETISSRQMDIQKFIADGCREALLEEKRRFCFLADKHCMFSYHISNFHDKAKDMVNEKLPSWQEMCCDVSKVPDSVRHMIDGLSINPEQSLLSERYNRNSVESVVPPPAPPLKAHTSPLANMFNPEPRSPITSSLENHSDQGSFNEDSLPRPTSQFSGLNMTKKPRVRTVFPHLAGNNSTLLSFDEGDMITLLVKEEKDGWLYGELEKTRQRGWFPSSYCRPYAEPHISNSNLGSPFRSPSVTSLAELDEEEPVLLPPPDYSDDFPSSTMIQSLSSPQNMVSLVNGTAKAPFLGGGNPFATVKLRPTVTNDRSAPVI, encoded by the exons ATGTCCGGGGGTCCTCAGGAAGTGAACAAGCTCACCGAGCTAACTTATAAG AATGTCATGGACCAGTTCAACCCGAGTCTGAGGAACCTGGTCAATCTGGGAAAGAGTTATGAGAAGTCAGTCACAG GCATGACCCTTGCCGGGAAGGCTTACTTTGATGCCATCACAAAGATAGGAGAGAACGCTACCCTGTCTCCAGTTTCAAGGGAACTTG GTATGGTTCTGATGGAGATTGCAGATGTCCATAGGAAGGTCCATTTTGAGCTGGAGCAAAAT TTCAAGAGATTCCACCGAGAGGTTCTTATTGAGCTGGAAAAGAAGACAGAAATGGATGTGAAGTACATGAAT GCCACATTCAAACGCTACCAGTCAGAACATAAGCAGAAGCAGGACTCCCTGGACCGTTCGCAGACTGACCTCAAGAAGCTGAGGAGGAAAAGTCAAGGCAAGAATGTGTCCAAGTATGAGGTCAAGGAGAATGAG TACATGGAGACCATCTCATCGCGCCAGATGGACATACAGAAGTTCATCGCTGATGGCTGTAGAGAAGCTCTGCTGGAAGAAAAACGCCGCTTCTGTTTCCTGGCGGACAAACATTGCATGTTCTCTTATCACATTAGTAACTTCCACGATAAA GCAAAAGATATGGTGAACGAGAAGCTCCCCAGTTGGCAAGAGATGTGCTGTGACGTCAGTAAGGTGCCTGACTCAGTCAGACACATGATAGACGGACTTTCCATCAATCCAGAGCAGTCTCTGCTTTCTGAACGCTACAACAGG AACAGCGTCGAGTCAGTGGTACCACCTCCTGCACCCCCACTGAAGGCCCACACTAGCCCACTCGCAAACATGTTCAACCCCGAACCCAGATCTCCTATCACTTCATCTTTAGAGAATCACTCAG ACCAGGGCAGCTTCAACGAGGACAGTTTGCCCCGGCCAACGTCCCAGTTCTCGGGTCTCAACATGACGAAAAAGCCTCGCGTCAGGACCGTCTTTCCCCACTTGGCGGGAAACAACAGCACCCTCCTCAGTTTCGACGAGGGCGACATGATCACCTTGCTCGTTAAGGAAGAGAAGGACGGCTGGCTTTACGGCGAGTTGGAGAAGACTCGGCA ACGTGGTTGGTTCCCCTCATCCTACTGCAGACCTTACGCCGAGCCTCACATATCTAATAg CAATTTAGGGTCACCTTTTCGAAGTCCGAGCGTTACCAGTCTGGCCGAGCTGGATGAGGAGGAGCCCGTGTTGCTGCCGCCGCCGGACTACTCGGACGACTTCCCCTCCAGCACGATGATCCAGTCATTGTCATCGCCACAGAACATG GTTTCTTTAGTAAATGGGACGGCAAAGGCTCCTTTTCTTGG AGGAGGGAATCCTTTTGCGACAGTAAAGCTGAGACCCACTGTCACCAATGATCGATCAGCACCAgtcatctaa
- the baiap2l1a gene encoding brain-specific angiogenesis inhibitor 1-associated protein 2-like protein 1a isoform X1, whose product MSGGPQEVNKLTELTYKNVMDQFNPSLRNLVNLGKSYEKSVTGMTLAGKAYFDAITKIGENATLSPVSRELGMVLMEIADVHRKVHFELEQNFKRFHREVLIELEKKTEMDVKYMNATFKRYQSEHKQKQDSLDRSQTDLKKLRRKSQGKNVSKYEVKENEYMETISSRQMDIQKFIADGCREALLEEKRRFCFLADKHCMFSYHISNFHDKAKDMVNEKLPSWQEMCCDVSKVPDSVRHMIDGLSINPEQSLLSERYNRNSVESVVPPPAPPLKAHTSPLANMFNPEPRSPITSSLENHSDQGSFNEDSLPRPTSQFSGLNMTKKPRVRTVFPHLAGNNSTLLSFDEGDMITLLVKEEKDGWLYGELEKTRQRGWFPSSYCRPYAEPHISNSSNLGSPFRSPSVTSLAELDEEEPVLLPPPDYSDDFPSSTMIQSLSSPQNMVSLVNGTAKAPFLGGGNPFATVKLRPTVTNDRSAPVI is encoded by the exons ATGTCCGGGGGTCCTCAGGAAGTGAACAAGCTCACCGAGCTAACTTATAAG AATGTCATGGACCAGTTCAACCCGAGTCTGAGGAACCTGGTCAATCTGGGAAAGAGTTATGAGAAGTCAGTCACAG GCATGACCCTTGCCGGGAAGGCTTACTTTGATGCCATCACAAAGATAGGAGAGAACGCTACCCTGTCTCCAGTTTCAAGGGAACTTG GTATGGTTCTGATGGAGATTGCAGATGTCCATAGGAAGGTCCATTTTGAGCTGGAGCAAAAT TTCAAGAGATTCCACCGAGAGGTTCTTATTGAGCTGGAAAAGAAGACAGAAATGGATGTGAAGTACATGAAT GCCACATTCAAACGCTACCAGTCAGAACATAAGCAGAAGCAGGACTCCCTGGACCGTTCGCAGACTGACCTCAAGAAGCTGAGGAGGAAAAGTCAAGGCAAGAATGTGTCCAAGTATGAGGTCAAGGAGAATGAG TACATGGAGACCATCTCATCGCGCCAGATGGACATACAGAAGTTCATCGCTGATGGCTGTAGAGAAGCTCTGCTGGAAGAAAAACGCCGCTTCTGTTTCCTGGCGGACAAACATTGCATGTTCTCTTATCACATTAGTAACTTCCACGATAAA GCAAAAGATATGGTGAACGAGAAGCTCCCCAGTTGGCAAGAGATGTGCTGTGACGTCAGTAAGGTGCCTGACTCAGTCAGACACATGATAGACGGACTTTCCATCAATCCAGAGCAGTCTCTGCTTTCTGAACGCTACAACAGG AACAGCGTCGAGTCAGTGGTACCACCTCCTGCACCCCCACTGAAGGCCCACACTAGCCCACTCGCAAACATGTTCAACCCCGAACCCAGATCTCCTATCACTTCATCTTTAGAGAATCACTCAG ACCAGGGCAGCTTCAACGAGGACAGTTTGCCCCGGCCAACGTCCCAGTTCTCGGGTCTCAACATGACGAAAAAGCCTCGCGTCAGGACCGTCTTTCCCCACTTGGCGGGAAACAACAGCACCCTCCTCAGTTTCGACGAGGGCGACATGATCACCTTGCTCGTTAAGGAAGAGAAGGACGGCTGGCTTTACGGCGAGTTGGAGAAGACTCGGCA ACGTGGTTGGTTCCCCTCATCCTACTGCAGACCTTACGCCGAGCCTCACATATCTAATAg CAGCAATTTAGGGTCACCTTTTCGAAGTCCGAGCGTTACCAGTCTGGCCGAGCTGGATGAGGAGGAGCCCGTGTTGCTGCCGCCGCCGGACTACTCGGACGACTTCCCCTCCAGCACGATGATCCAGTCATTGTCATCGCCACAGAACATG GTTTCTTTAGTAAATGGGACGGCAAAGGCTCCTTTTCTTGG AGGAGGGAATCCTTTTGCGACAGTAAAGCTGAGACCCACTGTCACCAATGATCGATCAGCACCAgtcatctaa